A stretch of the Mycolicibacterium celeriflavum genome encodes the following:
- a CDS encoding L-aspartate oxidase, which translates to MTRPLACGSGRWSGQWQQRADVVVIGTGVAGLVAALAAHRRGRKVMVLSKTGDTATFYAQGGIAVVLPDTLREDGDSIEAHVADTLAAGAGLCDPDAVRSIVADGYRAVLDLVADGASFDEAAPGSWALTREGGHSRRRIIHAGGDATGAEVQRALNIAAATLDIRHNHVAVEILHEAGAVTGVLVLNEDGLGVVHAPSVILATGGLGHLYSATTNPDGSTGDGVALAMWAGLPVSDIEFIQFHPTMLFDGHNAGRRPLITEAVRGEGAILVDSQGRSVTDGVHPMGDLAPRDAVAAAIHARMEETGAPCVFLDARRIEDFAKRFPTVTAACRAAGIDPTVEAIPVLPGAHYSCGGVVTDVHGRTDIAGLFAAGEVARTGMHGANRLASNSLLEGLVVGGRAGKAAATYALAAGPVTARPPEPAVRRALPRADLQRAMTRNAGVVRDGDGLRVLAAELDAASPRVIASRGDFEDVALTTAAGAVAAAALARTESRGCHHRRDYPDTDPALSRNLVAAGACC; encoded by the coding sequence ATGACGCGCCCACTCGCCTGCGGTTCGGGACGGTGGTCCGGCCAATGGCAGCAGCGGGCCGACGTCGTGGTGATCGGTACCGGTGTGGCAGGTCTGGTCGCCGCGCTCGCAGCGCACCGCCGCGGTCGAAAAGTGATGGTGCTGAGCAAGACCGGTGACACCGCGACGTTCTACGCGCAGGGTGGGATCGCCGTGGTGCTCCCGGACACCTTGCGGGAGGACGGCGATTCGATCGAGGCGCACGTCGCCGACACGCTGGCCGCAGGCGCAGGCCTGTGTGATCCCGATGCCGTGCGCTCGATCGTGGCCGACGGTTACCGCGCGGTCCTCGACCTGGTGGCGGACGGGGCGAGTTTCGACGAAGCGGCGCCGGGGTCGTGGGCGCTGACCCGAGAGGGCGGCCATTCGCGACGCCGGATCATCCACGCCGGCGGCGACGCGACCGGCGCGGAGGTGCAGCGAGCCCTCAATATCGCGGCCGCCACACTGGATATCCGCCACAATCACGTCGCGGTCGAAATACTGCACGAGGCCGGAGCCGTCACCGGAGTTCTGGTGCTCAACGAGGACGGCCTCGGTGTGGTGCACGCGCCGTCGGTGATTCTCGCGACCGGGGGACTGGGTCATCTCTACTCGGCCACCACGAACCCCGACGGGTCGACGGGAGACGGTGTCGCGCTGGCGATGTGGGCCGGCCTACCGGTCAGTGACATCGAGTTCATCCAATTCCACCCGACCATGTTGTTCGACGGTCACAACGCGGGCAGGCGGCCGCTGATCACCGAGGCCGTCCGCGGCGAGGGTGCGATACTCGTTGATTCGCAAGGTCGTTCGGTCACCGACGGCGTCCATCCGATGGGTGATCTGGCGCCGCGGGATGCGGTGGCAGCGGCGATCCACGCCCGCATGGAGGAGACCGGTGCGCCGTGTGTGTTCCTCGACGCCCGGCGGATCGAGGATTTCGCGAAGCGGTTCCCGACGGTGACCGCGGCATGCCGGGCGGCGGGCATCGATCCCACCGTCGAGGCGATTCCCGTGCTGCCCGGCGCGCACTACAGCTGCGGCGGCGTGGTCACCGACGTGCACGGACGCACCGACATCGCCGGCCTGTTCGCTGCGGGCGAGGTGGCACGCACGGGGATGCACGGCGCGAACCGACTGGCGTCCAACAGCCTGCTCGAAGGCCTCGTCGTCGGTGGGCGCGCCGGAAAGGCCGCTGCGACATACGCTTTGGCCGCCGGGCCGGTGACGGCGCGGCCACCGGAGCCGGCTGTGCGGCGAGCCCTGCCGCGGGCCGATCTGCAGCGGGCGATGACCAGGAATGCCGGTGTGGTGCGCGATGGCGACGGCCTGCGTGTCCTGGCTGCGGAACTGGACGCCGCGTCGCCACGGGTGATCGCCTCACGTGGCGACTTCGAGGACGTGGCGTTGACCACCGCTGCGGGAGCGGTCGCGGCGGCCGCGCTGGCGCGGACCGAATCCCGCGGCTGCCACCACCGGCGCGACTACCCCGACACCGATCCGGCGCTGTCGCGCAATCTCGTCGCGGCGGGGGCGTGCTGCTGA
- the nadA gene encoding quinolinate synthase NadA, with protein MTVLDRMPADHLSSRIVDGPTGFSGVDGDEEWAAEVRRLADLRGATLLAHNYQLPAIQDVADHVGDSLALSRIAADVPEDTIVFCGVHFMAETAKILSPDKTVLIPDQRAGCSLADSITADELREWKAEHPGAVVVSYVNTTAAVKAETDICCTSSNAVEVVASIPEDREVLFCPDQFLGAHVRRVTGRKNLHVWAGECHVHAGINGDELADQARSHPDAELFVHPECGCATSALYLAGEGAFPEDRVKILSTGGMLDAARETGARQVLVATEVGMLHQLRRAAPGVDFMAVNDRASCKFMKMITPAALLRCLVEGRDEVDVDPGTARLARASVQRMIAIGQPGGGE; from the coding sequence ATGACGGTTCTCGACCGGATGCCCGCAGACCATTTGTCGAGCCGGATCGTCGATGGTCCGACCGGCTTTTCCGGCGTCGACGGCGATGAGGAGTGGGCCGCTGAGGTGCGCCGCCTCGCCGACCTGCGGGGCGCAACGCTGCTGGCGCACAACTACCAGTTACCCGCAATCCAGGACGTCGCCGACCACGTCGGTGACTCCCTGGCGCTGTCGCGAATCGCGGCCGACGTGCCCGAGGACACCATCGTGTTCTGCGGGGTGCACTTCATGGCCGAGACGGCCAAGATTCTGTCGCCGGACAAAACCGTGTTGATCCCGGACCAGCGGGCCGGCTGCTCGCTCGCCGACTCAATCACCGCCGACGAGCTGCGGGAGTGGAAGGCCGAGCATCCTGGAGCGGTCGTGGTCTCCTATGTGAACACCACCGCGGCGGTGAAGGCCGAGACCGACATCTGCTGCACCTCTTCGAACGCCGTCGAGGTGGTGGCGTCCATCCCCGAGGACCGCGAGGTGCTGTTCTGCCCGGACCAGTTCCTCGGCGCACACGTCCGGCGCGTCACCGGCCGCAAGAACCTGCATGTGTGGGCCGGCGAATGCCATGTGCACGCCGGTATCAACGGCGATGAGCTGGCCGACCAGGCCCGTTCTCACCCCGATGCCGAACTGTTCGTTCATCCTGAGTGTGGTTGCGCCACATCGGCGTTGTACCTCGCCGGCGAGGGCGCGTTCCCCGAGGACCGGGTCAAGATCCTGTCCACCGGCGGGATGCTCGACGCCGCGCGCGAGACCGGAGCACGGCAGGTGCTGGTGGCCACCGAGGTTGGCATGCTGCATCAATTGCGCCGTGCCGCACCGGGTGTGGACTTCATGGCGGTCAACGACCGTGCCTCGTGCAAGTTCATGAAGATGATCACCCCCGCCGCGCTGCTGCGGTGTCTGGTGGAGGGCAGGGACGAAGTCGACGTCGACCCGGGGACCGCGCGCCTGGCCCGCGCCAGCGTGCAGCGCATGATCGCGATCGGTCAGCCCGGCGGCGGAGAATGA
- a CDS encoding NUDIX hydrolase — protein MLAAVFQVRELTGGSSAGKPALHVLLWQRALDPQRGRWSLPGGRLGADEDLTSSVRRQLAEKVDLRELAHLEQLAIFSDPKRVPGVRTIASTFLGLVPSPATPELPPDTRWHPVSDLPPMAFDHGTMVEHARTRLVAKLSYTNIGFALAPTEFALSALRDIYSAALGHHVDATNLQRVLERRHVITRTGTTARSGRSGGRPAALYRFTESRYRVTDEFAALRPPG, from the coding sequence GTGCTCGCCGCCGTGTTCCAGGTTCGGGAGCTCACCGGTGGGTCCTCTGCGGGGAAACCGGCACTTCACGTGCTGTTGTGGCAGCGGGCGCTCGACCCGCAGCGCGGCAGGTGGTCGCTGCCCGGCGGACGACTCGGCGCCGACGAGGACCTGACCAGCTCCGTGCGCCGCCAGCTGGCCGAGAAGGTGGATCTTCGTGAGCTTGCTCACCTCGAACAACTCGCGATCTTCTCCGATCCGAAGCGGGTCCCCGGCGTCCGGACGATCGCGTCGACCTTTCTGGGGCTGGTGCCCTCCCCCGCGACCCCGGAGCTACCGCCGGACACTCGTTGGCATCCGGTGAGCGACCTGCCACCGATGGCGTTCGACCACGGCACCATGGTCGAGCATGCCCGCACCAGGCTGGTCGCCAAGCTCTCTTACACGAATATCGGATTCGCGTTGGCGCCAACGGAATTCGCGCTGTCGGCATTGAGAGACATCTACAGTGCCGCGCTCGGCCACCACGTCGACGCGACCAATCTGCAACGCGTGCTCGAACGCCGTCACGTCATCACCCGCACGGGCACCACAGCGCGGTCCGGCCGCAGCGGGGGCCGGCCTGCGGCGTTGTACCGGTTCACCGAGTCGCGCTACCGGGTGACCGACGAATTCGCCGCATTGCGCCCGCCCGGGTGA
- a CDS encoding lipase family protein has translation MSLGNAAPASGAEWIGYVPHEDLTRGARPRLPADDPFYEPPSGFQHAEPGTILRSRDVELAFLGFVPQKFTATQLLYRTTDMNGAPEATVTTVIVPTERAERAVIPVVSYQCAIDAVSSRCFPSYALRRKSVAPGALAQFEFLLIAAALAEGWAVSVPDHEGPLGSWGTPYEPGYRILDGLRAAVSCERLGLDESAPIGLWGYSGGGLASAWAAEMHNQYAPELNIVGAVLGSPVADLGSAYRRLNGSMYSGLPAMVVAALTHVYPELDRVIQKHATEAGKAMLLRIENMTTAHAVLRFAGMDMGKLVDRPLNEILDMPEVKHIFDSIKLGTAVPTPPVLIVQAVHDKIVSVDDIDELSEIYRSGGASVTYHRDLFSEHILLHPMSAPMALRWLIDRFDGKPVSEHLVRTTWPTLLNPMTYVGMTRLAKIAVKVMTGRKVERSPL, from the coding sequence ATGTCTCTGGGCAATGCCGCGCCAGCATCGGGTGCCGAATGGATCGGGTACGTCCCCCACGAGGACCTGACCCGCGGCGCCCGCCCGCGGCTTCCCGCCGACGACCCGTTCTACGAACCACCGAGCGGTTTTCAGCACGCCGAACCGGGCACCATTCTGCGCAGCCGCGATGTCGAGCTGGCCTTTCTCGGATTCGTTCCGCAGAAGTTCACCGCCACGCAGCTGCTCTACCGCACCACGGACATGAACGGAGCCCCGGAAGCGACCGTGACCACGGTGATCGTGCCGACCGAGCGCGCCGAGCGGGCGGTGATCCCTGTGGTTTCTTACCAGTGCGCGATCGACGCGGTGAGCTCGCGCTGCTTCCCGTCCTACGCGCTGCGCCGCAAGTCCGTGGCCCCCGGCGCGCTGGCACAGTTCGAGTTCCTCCTGATCGCCGCTGCCCTCGCCGAGGGCTGGGCGGTTTCGGTGCCCGACCACGAGGGGCCGCTCGGCTCGTGGGGCACGCCTTACGAGCCCGGCTACCGCATCCTCGACGGCCTGCGTGCGGCCGTCAGCTGCGAGCGTCTCGGACTGGACGAATCCGCACCGATCGGGCTCTGGGGGTATTCCGGCGGCGGGCTGGCATCGGCCTGGGCCGCCGAGATGCACAACCAGTACGCGCCAGAACTCAACATCGTCGGGGCGGTCCTCGGCTCCCCCGTCGCCGACCTCGGCAGCGCCTACCGACGGCTCAACGGCAGCATGTACTCGGGGCTGCCGGCGATGGTGGTCGCGGCGTTGACCCACGTCTATCCGGAACTCGACCGGGTCATCCAGAAACACGCGACCGAAGCGGGCAAGGCCATGCTGCTGCGGATCGAGAACATGACGACCGCGCACGCGGTATTGCGGTTCGCCGGTATGGACATGGGCAAGCTCGTCGACCGGCCACTCAACGAGATCCTGGATATGCCCGAGGTCAAGCACATCTTCGACAGCATCAAGTTGGGCACCGCGGTGCCGACCCCGCCCGTACTGATCGTGCAGGCCGTGCACGACAAAATCGTCTCCGTCGACGACATCGACGAGCTCAGTGAGATCTACCGCTCCGGCGGCGCGTCGGTCACCTACCACCGCGACCTGTTCAGCGAGCACATACTGCTGCATCCGATGTCGGCGCCGATGGCGCTGCGCTGGCTGATCGACCGCTTCGACGGCAAGCCGGTGTCCGAGCACCTGGTCCGCACGACCTGGCCGACGCTGCTGAACCCGATGACCTACGTCGGAATGACGCGGCTGGCCAAGATCGCGGTCAAGGTGATGACGGGCCGGAAGGTGGAACGCTCTCCGCTGTGA
- a CDS encoding DUF2567 domain-containing protein, translating into MNDVAAPRISRGRAALTVMAALAVAGVLTGALWSWLAPPIHGVVALTRGGDRVRAYLGNEGDHFFVAAFLLVGMLCAMAVVAAVLVWQWRAHRGPVTLAALAAGCMLAAGTAAGVGALLVHLRYGTIDVAAAPVTPEHRVHYVTEAPPVFFGQTPVLAALTILFPAAVAALVYALTAVSTSRDDLGAWPPVEVPAFVPPVTAESVPPSGPSSP; encoded by the coding sequence ATGAATGATGTTGCCGCACCGCGTATTTCGCGTGGCCGCGCGGCGCTGACCGTGATGGCGGCGTTGGCGGTGGCCGGTGTCCTGACCGGGGCGCTGTGGTCGTGGCTGGCGCCGCCGATCCACGGTGTGGTGGCGCTGACACGCGGCGGCGATCGCGTTCGGGCCTACCTGGGCAACGAGGGTGACCATTTCTTCGTCGCGGCGTTCCTGCTCGTCGGCATGCTCTGCGCCATGGCCGTCGTCGCCGCAGTGCTGGTGTGGCAATGGCGGGCGCACCGCGGGCCGGTGACGCTGGCGGCGCTGGCGGCCGGCTGCATGCTGGCCGCGGGAACCGCCGCCGGCGTGGGCGCGCTGCTCGTGCACCTGCGGTACGGGACGATCGACGTGGCCGCCGCGCCGGTGACGCCCGAACACCGCGTGCACTACGTCACCGAGGCGCCGCCGGTGTTCTTCGGGCAGACCCCGGTGCTGGCGGCGTTGACGATCCTGTTCCCCGCCGCGGTCGCCGCGCTCGTCTACGCCTTGACCGCGGTGTCCACGTCGCGCGACGATCTGGGCGCCTGGCCGCCGGTCGAGGTACCGGCGTTCGTCCCGCCGGTCACAGCGGAGAGCGTTCCACCTTCCGGCCCGTCATCACCTTGA
- the bsaP gene encoding biotin synthase auxiliary protein BsaP translates to MAFNVYTGEPDGTAVPTAASLSLEPPRYCAECGRRMIVQVRPDGWSASCSRHGVTDSKDLDQR, encoded by the coding sequence ATGGCGTTCAACGTCTACACCGGCGAACCGGACGGCACCGCTGTACCCACCGCCGCAAGCCTGAGCCTGGAACCGCCACGCTACTGCGCCGAGTGCGGTCGGCGGATGATCGTCCAGGTGCGGCCCGACGGCTGGTCCGCCAGCTGCTCGCGACACGGCGTGACCGACTCGAAGGATCTGGACCAACGATGA